The genomic region TACTGACcaattttttacttctttatcTTACAGTTCAGTTTAGAACTGGACCCTAAACCAGGAAAGAATAACTGGGAACAGACATTTCCTGTGGTGAAACCATTACACGAATTTTGGAATTACATCTTTAGTGAAAACAGGGAGTGCCAGGCCGCAGCAAGGGAGGTGACATGATTGTAATTTTTAGTAGGGTCATACCATGAAAGTACAATAATAATTTGTAATTGTTGTCTGTGAGACTGCACTGGAGTTTCATTCTAGAATACATGccatatctttaaaaaaaatcttaccacTTGAGCTGATTTGTCTGGTAGGTGATAAGAGTTGTACTTAACTGTCTCTTTACCGTCATCATTACAGGTAAAAAAGACTCCAGAAACTCCAGGCAGCTGAGACCAGTTGGAAAGTCTGATTATCCTTTGCTAGAGAAGGATCAAattgggaaatattttaaaaagtgggcATACAGAAGTCTTTGCAACCTGGTGAGAGTACTGAAAGTGCAGTAATGGGAAATACATGACAAGATTCTTAGTCATGTCAATGGTGGTCAGCAGTAGTCCTGCCTGATTTTCACATTTTAGGCAGATGTTCTTAACTTGAAAAATATGCTGCCTATCCAGAAATGCTGTATCCTGCTTCTTGTTCTCTCTGACGTGTGAATACCTCATCATTGTATGAGACAGTATGAGTGGGAtgcttttcatctgaattttaaTGACTGTATTGCAAATATGTCTTAGGTTTGCTGTGCTGTGGTTCCTTTTTTATCTGGGGTGAAAAACAGTCACTTTCAGAGTATGATTCATTTGCCCAAGcacaaatgtttattttaggaGGAGATGACTCATGTTCAGTGGAATCTATTACTATACCATGATATAATAGAACAGAATCATACAAAAGAATGACtagggctggaagagaccttaaagatcatctggttccaaccctcctgcatgggcagggacaccttccaccagaccaggttgctcatggccccatccagcctggccttaaacagTCCCAGAGGGAGAGTGCAGTCATAACTTGCTTtggcaacttgtgccagtgtctcaccaccctcaaattaaagaatttcttcctaatgtctaacctaaatcttccctcttcagtttttttctgacaaGGTCTTGATACATTATAAATTAGCTAAAATTACTTATTTACATGCCTTTCCTTTTtagttgaaaataaattaattttatcaagaagaaaactaaacaaTTAAAACCAATGAAACAGCTGCAATCAGTTACTAACTCCATCTTTTTACCAACCAATTGGAACTTTATTGTACGAGTATATAATATAAAACCTCTGACTAATATcgaaaatatttaaaagacaagAGGTCACCTAGAGATCTATAGATAGATCTatgaaaactaaaattttttttaaagcaagttcATATAAAGATTTAGAGTATTTACTACAAGGGAGATTCCACCATTTTTCTTGGCAACTTATTCCCACATTGATTGTCAcggtgaatatttttttttctaatgctcAGATCTATTTTCCCTGAAAAGTTTTTGTCCAgtgcctcttgtcctgtcactattctttcctgtaaaaaaagcaccttcattttctttataaCTGCCTTGTAATTATTGAAAGGCTGTGATCAGATCCCCATGAGCCTTTTACTTTAGCCTTTTCTAAACCAAAGAAGCACAAATCCTTCaacttgtttttaaatgtcaagTTTCTCAACCCTCTAATCACCAAGGTGACCCTCCAGACTGACCACCTaattttttctgatgtatttcAACTGTACGAAACCAAAACTAGACACAGTATTCAGTTATGGTGTAACAAATGCTGAAGTAGATCCCTTGATTTGTTTGCTTCATGTAAGGCTAGAATTGCATTATACAGTATTTCTAGGGCCCATGCACACAAGGAGAGGTGTAAAAGGCTTGTCCTACCATATACAGGATTTCCAGGCATATGCAAACAGAGgtatgtcacagaatcacagaactgtcaaagataaaagacctccaagatcacctCATCCAACCCTCAATGTCCCCTCCACCCCCtataaaatagataaaatatatttatcaataccTGTATCACCctgcccactagagcatgtcctgaagtgctttgtCTACACgattttaaatacttccagggatggtgattctaccacctccctgggtagTCCATTCAATGCAGAACTattctctcagtaaagaaattcttcctaatacctcGTCTCAGCCTTCCCTGGTGCGACTTCAAACCACTTCCTCTAGTTCTATTGTTaatcacttgagagaagaggccagcacccacctccctacaactttctttcaggtagctgtagagaacaataaggtctcctccccacctcctcttctccaaactaaacattcaaaaagcctttgggtggattttctcctccctgtctcacagtggggtgggggtgagtGAGtggaggcctggttggtaccaaCAGGGCCTAAAGCATGACAGGAGATAATCAGTCCAAGGCCCCTGTTTAAGCAGGGCCACCCAGAGCAGGTGGCACAGGATGGTTGGGTACAGGCAGGTTGGGAACATCTCCAGAGCAGGAgactccatcacctctctggtgGACAGCCTGTCCCAGAGCTCTGCCATCCTCAAAGTCAAGAAGTTCCTCTGAATGTtcagatggaacttcctatggCCAACTTTGTGCCCATTGCATCTCATCCTGTCACAGGGCACCACTGAGGAGAGTCTGGCTCCATCGTCCTGACACTTGCCATATAGATGTTGATCATCACTGacagacccccccctcctcagccttcttcaggctgaacagccccaggtctctcagcctttcctcatgacTGATGTACCAGTACCCCCACCATACTCATAGCCCGTTGCTATCCTGTCTACAGCAGCTCCTTGTCCTTcatgaactggggagcccagaaccGGATCCAGTCCTCCAGGTGTGTCCTCACCAGGGCATAGCAGAGGGGCTGGCCTGCTGGCCATGTTCTTCATGATGCAACCCAGGGAGCCACAGGCCTGagcacaaggacacattgctggccATGGCTGGATGAGTGTTGACCCAGCTGGTTCTATTCTGCAGAGAAGAGCACTTTCACTTCTTGTTTGCAAGATTATTTCACCCCTTGCTCCAGTAGCTGCATCACCAGCAGCCACATTTTGGGTGGGGACAGGTGGtttcagccctgctcctcatcAGCAGCGTCACTGTGTTGGCCCTCCAGCCACAGAAGTGTTAGAGTAAGTCCAGAGGGCTTAACTTACTGCTCAAGTGAGTCAATCTTTGAGGTCCCGCTCCCAGGGCAGGTGGAAGGAGGAGCTGCCCATGAGGtgttgggtgaggagaagctcagTGTGAactgggctgcatccccagcagtgtcaccagcagggctgagggaggggattgtcctcctctgctctgttctcGAGAGACACAGCTGAGGCTGTGACAGTGACAGGCAAGCAATTCCCTGTCCCTCACAGCCAGGCAgttcccaggggaaggggtggctGGGGCACAGCCACTCCCCATTCCACCCAGTGTTGCCAGTCTGGCCCTGCTGCCACTCACCAAGGTTACTAGACCAGTCCTGCCCTCACCTGGTGATGCACCTGTGTCATCCTCAGTCCGGCTCCTGAGGACAGAGGAGGGCTGTGCGTTCCCTTTGTTCTCAGAGTCCACCTGCATGGGGAGAGCAAGAGCACACGAAAGGCCATGCAGAGTCCCAGGCATCTCCCTGACACATGCAGCCAGGGCTCTGGGCCTGTTCCTGGTGCCTTGGGATTCCTGGTGCCAGCCATGTGCACGTGGCTCACCCCAGGCCAGGCCAAGGAGAAGGaggtgctgtgtctgctgcatCATCTGGGGGAAGGGGCGGATGTGCTGGGGTCTGACAGAGGTGTCTGTGGTGTTGTTGGATACACCTTATCCTTGTGTTGCCAGGAAGACAATGGCTGCACTGGCCTCTGCTTGATGGTCTTGAGGCATGAGAGGAGCCATGCTTGCTCCATCCTCATCTGCCACAGGGACCAGAGAGGCTGTGTTGGCCTCTCCCTGTGGCTCTGCATCCAGGGCACACTCAGTGTCTTGGAGTGCTGCAGGTGGACttggtgctgctgcctcaggCATGCAGCTCCTCTCATTGCTGGCTAGCCTCATGGATTTCGAGCAGGACCAGGCTCAGAACCTCCATGACAATGCATTGGGCAGCATCCAGCACAGCTGGGTCATCATCTCTGGAGCTGTTTGTGGTGggtgcctggctctgcctctaCTGCCTTGTCCTGCTCACCTAATTCAGAAGAAGCTGttgccttttcctcctcctgctcctctgatCTGGGGcaaaaacccaaggaaaaatagtttttctaGACTTGATGTTGTTACTGGGGAGGGGATTTGCCAGGCATCACAGGAACAccagggggacagcagggggacactggggacactgaTAAAAAAACCATCTTGGGAAGAGTCAGATTAAATGTTTAGCCAGTGACAAAGTTTTattgggaggaagaagaggcacTGGCAGCTCCCGGTGAGTCCCCAGCTGCAGCGTTGAGCCAAtgggatgagaagaaaaaggaggggacTGGGTGGAGGAGAGGAAGGTTCTCAGTGGGGTCCCCACAGTGGCGGTGGTGGTGGCatctcagcagtgctggcagctgagTGCTGGCAGAAGGGTCTCAGATCCGGTGGAAGGGTCCCAACCCAGATGCTAGAGCTTGTCCTTGGGGACAGGGGTGGGACGTGGGGGCTCAGGGTCACGCCGTGTCACTGGAGCAATCTGTGGCGACATCAAGGAGACATGGAGTCCTTGGTGTACCCAAGGGACTCCCAGCATCCAAAGGAACCCCAACTCCCCATGTCCCCCTAGATCGTACCTTTGTGTGGGACACGCTGTAGGATCTCCCTGGAAGGTCCTGCTCCACAATGTCACCAAAGGCCACGCTGCCAGCACTGTGGTGGCAGCGCTGCTCCCGTGTCCTCCACCCCAGCACCACCCGGCTAGGGGTGGGGGGCTCCATCCTGCACCACTGGCGATGCTGGCAGCCCCGGGGGCCAcagtgggggggaggggggatgggGGCAGGACAGATGTCCTGCTGGGCCTTGCCACCATTGTCCCCACCAGGCTCAGCCAGGCTCAGCTTGTCCATCTGGGTAGTGGCCTTCTGGATGGGGGTGAAGGCACTTCCCACCATACTGGGGACTGCCCCCACCATCTGAAGTACAGTCCCcacccttccagggatggatgtcACCATGCCAGACTCTGTCCCCACCACTCCTGGGATCGTTCCCACTGTGCCAGGGATGGTTGCCAGAATGCCAGACATTGTCCTCAACACTCCAGGGATGGTCCCCAATGTGCCAGGGATGGTCATCATCACTCCAGGCATTGTCTCTGCCACTCCAGGGCTTGTCCCCACTATGTTGGCGTTGGTTCCCATTGTGCTGGGGACAGTCCCCACTGTGCCAATGTCTTTCTGGACCAGCATGAGgtcctgctggcagagctggtaGTAGCGAGTGGCCTTGAAGGTGGCCTGAAGGTGCTGGAGAGAGATGAAGGGGTGCTGGAGGGCAGCGCTGGGAGGGATGCGGAATTGGGCCTCCCAGGTCAACATCCCCTTCAGCAGCTCCACCATCTCACCCAGGTGACAATGTTCAGCCAGCATTTCCTGGTCAGAAGCAATCCCCTGGTGGACATTCACCCCCACCAGTTGGTCGAGTGAGGAGATGACAAacttcctcctctccagctgctttgcagcCCCTGGGGCCAGCGGTCGGAGCTGCCAGGATCCATCAGGATGCGGCGCCTGTTGGAAGAAGTTCCAGGTCTTGGTGGCAGCATGGAGCATCTCACCCCGCGGCAGCCCCAGGGTGCAGCAGATATAGCAGATCTGCTCATACTCATTGGAGCCGGGGTAGAGGGGCCAACCCAAGTGGAGTTCGGCTACCACACAACCCAAGGACCACATGTCCATCTTCTGGCAGAAGGGCAGCCCCAGAAGTATCTCAGGGGCTCGGTAGAAGCGGGATTGGATGTAGGGCTCCTGGATGTGGTGGATCTCGGTGGAGATACTGGCAGAGCCGAAATCAATGAGTTTGACGCGGAATGGGAAGTGGGTTTGGTCCACCAGCATAATGTTCTCTGGCTTCAGGTCCGCATGGATGATGGAAAGCTCCTGCAGCTTGACCAGTGCTGCCAAAATTTGGG from Heliangelus exortis chromosome 1, bHelExo1.hap1, whole genome shotgun sequence harbors:
- the HIPK4 gene encoding homeodomain-interacting protein kinase 4 produces the protein MGTLVVGSESYEMVAPVGKGTFGVVTQGWRRSTGEMVAIKVLRNEGHQGRVARNELRLLRALQEVDPEESHIIRFLDSFTDGPCTYLVFELLEQNLYEFQKKNNFQPLPVRHIRTITAQILAALVKLQELSIIHADLKPENIMLVDQTHFPFRVKLIDFGSASISTEIHHIQEPYIQSRFYRAPEILLGLPFCQKMDMWSLGCVVAELHLGWPLYPGSNEYEQICYICCTLGLPRGEMLHAATKTWNFFQQAPHPDGSWQLRPLAPGAAKQLERRKFVISSLDQLVGVNVHQGIASDQEMLAEHCHLGEMVELLKGMLTWEAQFRIPPSAALQHPFISLQHLQATFKATRYYQLCQQDLMLVQKDIGTVGTVPSTMGTNANIVGTSPGVAETMPGVMMTIPGTLGTIPGVLRTMSGILATIPGTVGTIPGVVGTESGMVTSIPGRVGTVLQMVGAVPSMVGSAFTPIQKATTQMDKLSLAEPGGDNGGKAQQDICPAPIPPPPHCGPRGCQHRQWCRMEPPTPSRVVLGWRTREQRCHHSAGSVAFGDIVEQDLPGRSYSVSHTKIAPVTRRDPEPPRPTPVPKDKL